The Acetomicrobium flavidum genome window below encodes:
- a CDS encoding XdhC family protein codes for MDLTIVQALKDSIEKGKRSVLCTVIDEEGSAPRNVGAKMLVWEDGSIVGTIGGGILEYHVIQEALKLIREGRPSSLYSEEFTATEPTDTKAACGGKAKVFLELIGRKKEVLIFGAGHVGKAVAQVASFLNYAVTVWDEREEFANTQNIPWARTIACPLDEAFEKHLSFHDLTHVIVATRGHSLDTEVVQKLEGKKTAYIGVIGSKRKIAVMKENLSKMSVSQEFLDSIFAPIGLPIKAETPEEIAISIMSEVIAVDNGANIKALRQSL; via the coding sequence ATGGATCTAACAATCGTACAGGCTTTGAAGGATTCCATCGAAAAGGGCAAAAGAAGCGTTTTATGCACAGTCATAGACGAAGAGGGATCAGCTCCAAGAAACGTAGGCGCCAAGATGTTAGTCTGGGAAGACGGCTCGATCGTAGGGACCATTGGCGGAGGAATTTTAGAATACCACGTCATTCAGGAAGCCCTAAAGCTGATCCGTGAAGGAAGACCTTCGTCCCTATATTCAGAGGAATTTACGGCGACCGAGCCAACAGATACAAAGGCCGCCTGCGGCGGCAAGGCTAAGGTGTTTCTTGAGCTCATAGGCAGAAAAAAAGAAGTCTTGATCTTCGGGGCAGGACACGTAGGCAAGGCCGTCGCCCAAGTTGCAAGCTTCCTGAACTATGCGGTAACTGTATGGGACGAACGAGAGGAATTTGCCAACACACAAAACATCCCATGGGCCCGTACAATAGCTTGCCCTCTCGATGAGGCCTTTGAAAAACACCTGTCGTTTCACGACCTTACTCACGTTATAGTGGCGACCAGGGGACATTCTCTGGATACGGAAGTCGTACAGAAACTTGAAGGCAAAAAAACAGCCTACATAGGAGTAATAGGCTCCAAGCGCAAGATAGCCGTGATGAAAGAAAACTTGTCCAAGATGAGTGTATCTCAAGAATTTCTCGACAGCATATTTGCACCCATTGGGCTGCCCATCAAGGCAGAGACGCCAGAGGAAATTGCCATTTCCATAATGTCTGAGGTCATAGCCGTCGACAATGGGGCCAACATAAAGGCCTTACGTCAATCCCTTTAG